A single genomic interval of Pseudochaenichthys georgianus chromosome 3, fPseGeo1.2, whole genome shotgun sequence harbors:
- the ptpmt1 gene encoding phosphatidylglycerophosphatase and protein-tyrosine phosphatase 1 yields MAGALARLLFYPTLAYNVVMEKATSRRWFDRVDETVVLGALPFRSITTQLVETENVRGVITMNEEYETKYFCNSAEEWQSAGVEQLRLSTVDLTGVPSLENLCQGVEFTLKHREQGSSVYVHCKAGRSRSATMAAAYLIRLHCCTPEEACQKLASVRPHILVRSAQLEVLMKYYQQVCEQSS; encoded by the exons ATGGCGGGAGCGTTAGCCAGGCTGCTCTTCTACCCGACGTTAGCCTACAATGTTGTCATGGAGAAGGCGACGTCCAGACGGTGGTTTGACCGGGTGGACGAGACCGTGGTCCTCGGAGCGCTGCCGTTCAGATCCATCACCACACAG CTGGTAGAAACAGAGAATGTCCGAGGAGTTATCACCATGAATGAGGAGTATGAGACTAAATATTTCTGCAACTCAGCTGAG GAGTGGCAGTCAGCAGGGGTGGAGCAGCTGAGGTTGAGTACGGTTGACCTCACCGGCGTCCCCAGCCTGGAGAACCTGTGTCAGGGCGTGGAGTTCACCCTGAAGCACCGGGAGCAGGGCAGCAGCGTGTACGTCCACTGCAAGGCCGGACGCTCGCGCAGCGCCACCATGGCTGCTGCCTACCTCATCCGG TTACACTGCTGTACTCCAGAGGAAGCGTGTCAGAAGCTGGCGTCTGTCCGTCCGCACATCCTGGTGCGCTCCGCTCAGCTGGAGGTGCTGATGAAATATTACCAACAGGTGTGTGAACAGTCCAGCTGA
- the ndufs3 gene encoding NADH dehydrogenase [ubiquinone] iron-sulfur protein 3, mitochondrial — MAASLVRFVRGGLGRSYNLARTACLLQQQTRLQSSDTSPTIRPKDAVANSGQLAAFGEFVAEMMPKYVQQVEMTCFNELDVMIHPDGVIPVLTFLRDHTNAQFRNMIDLTAVDVPSRQNRFEIVYNLLSLRFNSRIRIKTYSDELSPVDSAVSVHMAANWYEREVWDMYGVFFANHPDLRRILTDYGFEGHPFRKDFPLSGYVEVRYDDELKRVVAEPVELSQEFRKFDLNTPWETFPAYREPKEEAPKLEAGDAAPEKK; from the exons ATGGCAGCGTCGCTGGTGCGGTTTGTCCGCGGAGGTCTTGGAAGGAGTTACAACC TTGCAAGGACTGCATGtctcctccagcagcagacCAGGCTGCAGAGCTCCGACACCAGCC CCACCATCAGGCCCAAGGATGCTGTGGCTAACAGTGGCCAGCTGGCAGCGTTTGGGGAGTTTGTGGCTGAGATGATGCCCAAATATGTCCAGCAGGTCGAG ATGACCTGTTTCAATGAGCTGGATGTAATGATCCATCCCGATGGGGTGATCCCGGTGCTGACCTTCCTGAGGGACCACACCAACGCCCAGTTCAGGAACATGATCGACCTGACGGCTGTCGATGTACCGTCAAGGCAGAACCGCTTTGAG ATTGTGTACAACCTGCTGTCGCTGCGCTTCAACTCTCGTATCCGCATTAAGACGTACAGCGATGAGTTATCGCCGGTGGACTCTGCAGTCTCAGTCCACATGGCTGCCAACTGGTATGAGAGGGAG GTATGGGACATGTATGGCGTGTTCTTTGCCAACCACCCAGACCTGAGGCGTATTTTGACAGACTATGGCTTCGAGGGTCACCCCTTCAGGAAGGACTTCCCTCTCTCCGGATACGTAGAG GTGCGTTATGACGATGAGCTGAAGCGTGTGGTGGCGGAGCCAGTGGAGCTGTCGCAGGAGTTCAGGAAGTTTGACCTGAACACGCCCTGGGAGACGTTCCCGGCATACAGAGAGCCCAAAGAGGAGGCACCCAAACTGGAGGCTGGCGACGCAGCCCCTGAGAAGAAATGA